The segment AAAGCAAAACACCCTTTTACAGTTTCCAGGAGCTTTTTCTCCATTAGTTAGCATGCTTATTGAAGAGCTAGGCTTTGATGGCATTTATATATCTGGCGCTGTACTATCTAATGATTTAGCTCTACCTGATGTTGGGCTAACCACTTTAACAGAAGTTAGCCTAAGGGGGCGCAGTATTGCTAGGGCTAGCTGCCTTCCTTCTATAATCGATGTAGACACAGGCTTTGGCGAACCTATGAACTTAGTGCGTAGTATTCAAGAATTAACAGAACTAGGCCTTTCGGGTTGCCACCTAGAAGACCAAGTTAACCCTAAACGCTGTGGGCATTTAGATAATAAATCTTTAGTGAGCGTGGCCGAAATGACTAAAAAAATTAAAGCCGCAACTAATGCAAAAACGGATTCTAATTTTTTATTAATTGCTCGCACGGATTCTCGTAGCTCTGAAGGATTTAGCAAGGCTGTGGATAGAGCAAAGGCTTACATGGATGCTGGAGCCGATATGATCTTTCCCGAAGCCTTACAAAGTGAAAAAGAATTTGAAGACTTTAAAAAGCAAGTGGATGCGCCAATAATGGCCAACATGACCGAGTTTGGAAAGTCTCCTCTTTTAACAAAAAAACAATTAGAAAATATGGGTTACTCTTTGGTGATTTATCCTGTTACCACTTTACGCCTGGCTATGAAAGCCGTAGAAGAGGGTTTGCAGCATATTAAAACGACGGGAGATCAAAAAAGCATTGTTAGTAATATGCAAGAAAGAAAAAGGCTTTATGAAATTTTAAAGTATAAAGATTATGAAAGCTTTGATAAAAGTATATTTAATTTTGATTTAAAAAATAATAAAGAAGGTAACTAATAAAATAGTAAGGAGAGGATGTGCAAAATACAGAAATCAAAAAAGGTTTAGATGGTGTTATAGTTGATGAAACCAGTATTTCTAAAGTAATGCCAGATATAAACTCTTTGGTTTACCGCGGTTATAAAGTTCAAGACTTGGCGGAAAAATGTAGCTTTATTCAAGTGGCTTACCTTTTGTGGCATAACGAATTACCCAGCCCTTCAGAATTAAAAAAATTTATCGCCAAAGAAAAAGAGTATAGAAAATTAAGTAGCAGTGTTACAACAAGCCTTAATACTTTAAGTAAAAAAGCCCATTATATGGATACGCTTAGAACAGCGATTAGTATTATTGGCTCTAATGACGAAAGAACTTGGGACTCTTCCCTAAATATCAATTTAGACAAAGCCATTTCTTTGCTTGCAAAAATTCCTACTATTATCGCTTATGATTACCGTAGAAAAAAAGGCTTAGCGATGATTGAGCCCGACCAAAACTTAAACTTTGTCGAAAACTTTTTTAATATGTGCTTTGGAAAAATTCCCGAAAAAGAAGTTTTAAAAGCTT is part of the Pseudobdellovibrionaceae bacterium genome and harbors:
- the prpB gene encoding methylisocitrate lyase, whose product is MLFPTTTAQEKRQLLQDKLKQNTLLQFPGAFSPLVSMLIEELGFDGIYISGAVLSNDLALPDVGLTTLTEVSLRGRSIARASCLPSIIDVDTGFGEPMNLVRSIQELTELGLSGCHLEDQVNPKRCGHLDNKSLVSVAEMTKKIKAATNAKTDSNFLLIARTDSRSSEGFSKAVDRAKAYMDAGADMIFPEALQSEKEFEDFKKQVDAPIMANMTEFGKSPLLTKKQLENMGYSLVIYPVTTLRLAMKAVEEGLQHIKTTGDQKSIVSNMQERKRLYEILKYKDYESFDKSIFNFDLKNNKEGN